One genomic region from Flagellimonas oceani encodes:
- the iolG gene encoding inositol 2-dehydrogenase — translation MRNLRIAIAGLGRIGKIHLGNLCQMRGVEVVAAMDPLEEGRQYAKEKNVPCVVSAYKEMLDATAPLDAVIICSPTDTHAEYVEMAVRAGINVFCEKPLDLSLQRVVEVLKVVEESNVKLMLGFNRRFDKEFKKVKELVQNGAVGHPHLVKITSRDPGAPPISYIEKSGGLFLDMTIHDFDVARFVVDKEVEEVYAKGTVLIDKAIGEAGDIDTAVVTLTYTDGTMAVIDNSRKASYGYDQRIEVFGSEGMVQSNNNFMDSHKLYNAEGIHAALPLHFFLERYRDAYMVEVQDFINSLGKGVDVPVNGNDGLQSLKIGLAAIKSLKENRPVRLAEIV, via the coding sequence ATGAGAAATTTAAGAATAGCCATTGCTGGCTTAGGGAGAATCGGCAAGATCCATTTAGGGAACCTTTGCCAAATGCGGGGAGTGGAAGTCGTGGCTGCCATGGATCCCTTGGAAGAAGGTAGACAGTACGCCAAAGAAAAGAATGTGCCATGTGTTGTTTCCGCATATAAGGAAATGTTGGATGCCACAGCTCCGTTGGATGCGGTAATAATATGCTCTCCAACAGATACCCATGCCGAATATGTGGAAATGGCGGTAAGGGCCGGAATAAATGTATTTTGTGAGAAGCCTTTGGACTTGTCCTTGCAACGGGTGGTCGAGGTACTTAAGGTGGTGGAGGAATCCAATGTCAAATTAATGTTGGGTTTCAATCGAAGGTTTGACAAAGAATTCAAAAAAGTTAAGGAACTGGTGCAAAATGGAGCGGTTGGCCATCCTCATCTGGTCAAAATAACCAGCAGGGACCCCGGGGCGCCACCAATAAGCTATATTGAGAAATCGGGAGGACTGTTTTTGGATATGACCATCCATGATTTCGATGTGGCCCGTTTTGTGGTTGATAAGGAGGTTGAGGAGGTTTATGCCAAAGGAACTGTTCTGATAGATAAGGCCATTGGCGAGGCCGGGGACATAGATACTGCGGTAGTCACATTGACCTATACGGATGGAACTATGGCCGTAATAGATAACAGTAGAAAAGCATCTTATGGATACGATCAAAGGATCGAGGTCTTTGGTTCAGAGGGAATGGTACAGTCTAATAATAATTTTATGGATTCCCATAAGCTGTACAACGCCGAAGGGATACATGCAGCTCTTCCACTACATTTCTTTTTGGAAAGATATAGGGACGCGTATATGGTAGAAGTACAGGATTTTATAAATAGTCTTGGAAAAGGGGTTGACGTGCCCGTCAATGGTAACGATGGATTGCAATCTCTCAAAATCGGTCTTGCCGCCATAAAATCTTTAAAGGAAAATAGACCGGTAAGATTAGCTGAAATTGTTTGA
- a CDS encoding solute:sodium symporter family transporter → MDSDLFIIFTSFILFTVGVAYFTWYSLRKTNLKSSDGYFLGGRSLTGTVIAGSMLLTNISSEHLIGMNGNSYVNGFIVIAWEVTSSIALVVAAVFFVPKYLKMGLTTIPQFLEKRFDGFTRSLVAVILIFSFVVTLLPIVLYSGAIGIESLFGVSEILGVDKTEGLWITVVIIGAIGSIYAIFGGLKAVAFSDTINGFGLLLGGLLIPVLALVAIGDGNPLDGLYKVYEFAPEKFNVIGAPDSVLPFEVLFTGLIINQLYFWGMNQTIIQRALGAKNLKEAQKGLLLTGLFKILIPLIIVLPGVICFFYFQDAYYDQQDSVYPQLVKKVLPVWLIGFFAAVIMGAVLSTFNSVLNSVATLFSIDIVKKHFKKDISDRKLVFVGKSTSAILAVVAIFTAPMMANAPDGLYQLLQELNGIYFIPIASILLAGFFMKRVSATGAKAALFFGLAFYIFMSWIYTGHGIHFVHLWGIEFVMNVIIMFVVSHYYPRQDSYEMTDVGAVSLVSWKYTKAMSIGLCLVTVLIYVLLGSNS, encoded by the coding sequence ATGGACTCTGACTTATTCATCATCTTCACCTCATTTATTCTATTCACTGTTGGGGTTGCATACTTTACTTGGTACAGCCTTAGAAAGACCAACTTAAAATCTTCGGATGGCTATTTTTTGGGGGGGAGAAGCTTGACAGGAACTGTCATAGCCGGATCTATGCTATTGACAAATATTTCCTCGGAACATTTGATCGGTATGAACGGCAATTCGTACGTCAATGGATTTATTGTGATTGCTTGGGAGGTTACCTCCTCAATCGCCCTGGTCGTGGCAGCTGTGTTTTTTGTGCCCAAATATCTTAAAATGGGACTTACTACCATACCGCAATTCCTCGAAAAACGGTTTGATGGCTTCACGAGGTCACTGGTGGCAGTTATCCTTATCTTTTCATTTGTTGTAACGCTCTTGCCCATTGTCTTGTATTCAGGGGCCATTGGTATAGAAAGTTTGTTCGGGGTTTCTGAAATCCTTGGGGTGGATAAAACGGAGGGTTTATGGATCACCGTGGTCATCATAGGTGCCATAGGATCCATTTATGCCATTTTTGGGGGGTTGAAGGCTGTTGCATTTTCAGATACCATTAATGGTTTTGGACTTTTGTTGGGAGGTTTGCTGATTCCAGTTCTTGCCTTGGTGGCCATCGGGGATGGTAATCCATTGGACGGCCTCTACAAAGTGTATGAATTTGCACCGGAGAAATTTAATGTGATAGGCGCCCCTGATTCGGTATTGCCCTTTGAGGTGCTTTTTACCGGGTTGATAATTAACCAATTGTATTTCTGGGGGATGAACCAAACGATAATTCAAAGAGCCTTGGGAGCAAAGAACTTAAAGGAAGCACAAAAAGGGCTATTGTTGACCGGATTGTTCAAAATTTTGATTCCTTTGATCATTGTATTGCCCGGGGTTATATGTTTCTTCTATTTTCAAGACGCGTATTATGACCAACAGGACAGTGTTTATCCCCAACTGGTCAAAAAGGTATTGCCTGTGTGGTTGATCGGTTTTTTTGCCGCTGTCATTATGGGGGCGGTTTTGAGTACCTTCAATTCCGTGCTCAACTCAGTGGCCACGCTTTTTAGTATTGATATTGTAAAGAAACATTTCAAGAAAGATATCAGTGATCGTAAACTTGTGTTCGTTGGCAAATCGACTTCCGCAATATTGGCGGTGGTGGCGATTTTTACTGCGCCAATGATGGCCAACGCCCCCGATGGGCTCTATCAACTGTTACAAGAACTTAACGGAATATATTTTATCCCCATAGCTTCTATTCTCCTGGCCGGATTTTTTATGAAGCGGGTATCTGCAACGGGGGCAAAGGCCGCTTTGTTTTTTGGACTTGCATTCTACATCTTCATGTCGTGGATATACACCGGCCATGGTATTCATTTTGTGCACCTATGGGGCATTGAATTTGTGATGAACGTAATCATCATGTTTGTTGTTTCCCATTATTATCCCAGACAGGATAGTTATGAAATGACCGATGTTGGAGCGGTAAGCCTTGTGTCATGGAAATATACCAAGGCTATGTCCATTGGGCTTTGTTTGGTCACCGTTTTGATATATGTATTGCTTGGAAGTAATTCATAG
- a CDS encoding sugar phosphate isomerase/epimerase family protein, with product MIKIANAPCSWGALEFDLDKKSEEIGYAQVLDEIQETGYLGTELGDWGYMPTDPKRLREEISKRGLELLGAFVPVALTDENQHKKGIESAIQVARLMSMAGYDKAFIVLADDNASVPERTINAGRISSEMGLDTEQWSIFARGAEEIARSVKKAYGIRTVFHHHCAGYVETPDEIDILMQLTDPNILGLCLDMGHYAFGGGDPVKALKKYKDRIWHVHFKDYDPVAAQESRNIGGDYFDALKRGVFCELGKGNVDFKSVVEILDNMGYEDWIVVEQDILPGMGNPKICAKANREYIKTLGL from the coding sequence ATGATTAAAATAGCAAATGCTCCTTGTTCTTGGGGAGCTCTGGAATTCGATCTCGATAAAAAATCCGAAGAAATAGGCTATGCGCAAGTTTTGGACGAAATACAGGAAACGGGTTACTTAGGTACCGAACTTGGTGATTGGGGCTATATGCCAACGGACCCCAAACGTTTAAGGGAGGAGATATCCAAACGTGGCTTGGAGCTTTTGGGAGCCTTTGTCCCTGTTGCATTGACAGATGAAAATCAACACAAAAAGGGGATTGAATCTGCCATCCAGGTTGCTCGACTGATGTCTATGGCCGGATATGACAAGGCTTTCATCGTACTCGCCGATGACAATGCGTCAGTGCCGGAAAGAACCATAAACGCGGGTAGAATCAGCTCCGAAATGGGTTTGGATACTGAACAATGGTCAATTTTTGCAAGGGGTGCCGAGGAAATAGCCCGTAGCGTAAAAAAAGCCTATGGAATCCGTACTGTTTTTCACCATCATTGTGCTGGGTATGTTGAAACACCTGACGAAATAGATATTTTGATGCAGTTGACAGATCCAAATATTTTGGGGCTATGCCTTGATATGGGACATTATGCATTTGGTGGGGGCGATCCCGTCAAAGCCCTAAAAAAATACAAAGACAGGATATGGCATGTACATTTTAAGGACTATGACCCAGTGGCCGCACAGGAATCCAGAAATATTGGAGGGGATTATTTTGATGCTTTGAAAAGAGGTGTCTTTTGTGAACTGGGCAAAGGGAATGTGGATTTTAAATCGGTCGTGGAAATCTTGGATAATATGGGGTATGAGGATTGGATCGTAGTGGAACAAGACATACTTCCAGGGATGGGCAATCCAAAAATATGTGCCAAGGCAAATAGGGAATATATCAAGACATTAGGGTTATAG
- a CDS encoding CoA-acylating methylmalonate-semialdehyde dehydrogenase, which translates to MNILKNYIDGQWSTSESKETIPVYNPANQEILAQVPLGNETVKDVNRAVTTAHSAYMEWSKVPVMKRVQVLYKLKSLLEEHREELAVIITNESGKTKAESLGEIQRAIENVEVACGTPMLMGGDIIEDIATGIDEMMIRQPLGVSACITPFNFPGMIVFWFLPYAIATGNAFIVKPSEKVPLTMMKVFELIDTLDLPKGLVSLVHGGKESVDALLEHPLVKGISFVGSTPVARYIYSKGTANGKRVQAQGGAKNPVVVMPDADKEMSARIIADSVYGCAGQRCLAASTIINVGDEKGEFKESLFEMVKKRTTGYGLDNVDMGPVITPESKIRIEGLIQKGIDEGANILLDGRKAKIEGYEKGNFITPTILENVALDKELIRTEIFGPVMSLISMKNIDEALKFVNNGSYGNMACLFTTSGANARKFRNEADAGNIGINIGVAAPMAQFPFSGWKDSFFGDLHGQGKHAIEFFTQTKVVIERWPNIWSRKF; encoded by the coding sequence ATGAATATTTTAAAAAATTACATTGACGGACAGTGGTCCACGAGTGAATCAAAGGAAACGATACCTGTTTATAACCCGGCCAATCAAGAAATTTTGGCTCAAGTTCCCTTAGGCAATGAAACCGTTAAGGACGTTAATCGTGCTGTAACAACGGCTCATAGTGCATATATGGAATGGAGTAAGGTTCCTGTGATGAAAAGGGTCCAAGTGCTCTATAAGCTTAAATCTTTGTTGGAGGAGCATCGGGAAGAGTTGGCTGTTATCATAACAAATGAATCGGGAAAGACTAAAGCTGAGTCCCTTGGAGAAATTCAACGGGCCATTGAAAATGTAGAGGTCGCCTGTGGAACCCCAATGCTTATGGGAGGGGATATTATTGAGGATATTGCAACGGGGATTGATGAGATGATGATTCGACAGCCTTTAGGGGTATCGGCCTGTATCACGCCATTCAACTTTCCGGGAATGATCGTATTTTGGTTTTTGCCCTATGCCATTGCAACGGGTAATGCTTTTATCGTTAAACCTTCGGAAAAAGTCCCTTTGACCATGATGAAAGTGTTTGAACTCATCGATACATTGGATCTGCCCAAAGGGTTGGTGAGTTTGGTACATGGGGGCAAGGAATCCGTTGATGCGCTGTTGGAACACCCCTTGGTCAAAGGGATCAGCTTTGTGGGAAGTACACCTGTGGCCCGTTATATTTATTCTAAAGGAACGGCAAATGGAAAACGTGTTCAAGCACAGGGTGGCGCTAAAAACCCTGTTGTTGTTATGCCCGATGCCGATAAGGAAATGTCCGCAAGAATTATCGCGGATTCAGTATATGGATGTGCAGGCCAACGATGCCTTGCTGCATCGACAATTATTAACGTAGGTGATGAAAAAGGGGAATTTAAGGAATCCCTGTTTGAAATGGTGAAAAAACGTACCACGGGCTATGGATTGGACAATGTGGATATGGGACCGGTTATCACACCAGAAAGTAAAATAAGGATAGAAGGACTTATACAAAAGGGAATAGATGAGGGGGCCAATATCCTATTGGACGGAAGGAAAGCCAAGATTGAGGGGTATGAAAAAGGAAATTTTATAACACCTACCATATTGGAAAATGTGGCATTGGACAAAGAACTGATAAGGACTGAGATCTTTGGTCCTGTGATGAGCCTAATATCCATGAAAAACATTGATGAGGCCTTAAAGTTTGTCAACAATGGGAGCTATGGAAATATGGCATGTTTGTTCACAACAAGTGGTGCCAATGCCAGAAAATTTCGAAATGAAGCGGATGCAGGGAACATCGGTATAAATATAGGTGTTGCTGCTCCCATGGCGCAATTCCCGTTCAGTGGCTGGAAGGATAGCTTTTTTGGTGATTTGCATGGCCAGGGAAAACACGCGATAGAATTTTTCACACAGACCAAAGTGGTAATTGAACGTTGGCCAAATATATGGTCCCGTAAATTTTAA